Within Flavobacterium pisciphilum, the genomic segment TTTTGATTTATCTATAGGGGAACGATTACCTATCGAGCGAACTCCTTTAGAAATCTATGAGAAACATATGTTTCATGGAGAAGCATATCAAGGTATTACAGCTATATCAGCTGTTGGAAAGAAAGGTATTATAGGACAAATAAAAAGTAACGGTGGTAAAGGTTCCTTATTAGACAATGCAGGACAATTATTTGGATTATGGTTACAACTTACCTTAATCAAAGACCGCATTGCTTTTCCAGTCAAAATCAAACAAATTGAATTCTTCGAAGATATGCACGATCAAGATGGTGCATTTGAATGTACCTGTGCATTAACAGAATTAAACGATGAATTTGCAATCGCTGATATTGTTCTTCGAAGAAACGGAAAAGTTTGGTGCTCGATAAAAGGATGGCAAAACCGAAGATTAGAAATTGACGAAGCTTTATGGAATGTTTCCATGTCGCCACTTCATAACCGTCTATCAGAAGAAATTGCTCCACATATCTTTTTCTTTCATCAGGCCTATTCCCGCGTATCTTCTTGGGATTTTATACTGAAACGTTATTTCAATCAAAGGGAAAAAAAGTACTATCAGGAACTCCTACCCAACCGTAGAAAGAATTGGATGGTAAGTCGCGTAGCGGTAAAAGATGCCGTACGACATTTATTGAGTGAACAGAAAAATCAACCCAATTACCCCATAACCTTTGAAATTTATTCTGATAACGCAGGCAAACCTTATCTCAGAGGTAATGGCACAGAACAGATCCAAATCTCATTGGCACATAAAGGAAAAGATGCAGTAGCAATTGCACGGCAAGATAAACCTGTTGGCATCGACATGGAAATCATTGCAGAACGCACCCCTGAATTTTATCAATTAGTATTCACCAATGCAGAATTAGCATTATTAAAAGAACTAGATCAAGCCGAATGGAGCACCCGATTTTGGGTAGCAAAAGAAGCCTATGGAAAATTATTAGGAACAGGGCTAAAAGGAAACCCAAAAAGATATGAAGTAGCACGCATACAAGGAGATCATCTATGGATCGATCAAATAGAAATCAAAACAATCAAACACCTAAATTATATTATCGGATGGACACTTTAAACACGACATTAAAAATGAATCATGAGGAGTTATTCAACCTATTAAAGGGTTTTATTACGGAAGTCATCGGCGAAGAATTTGTAGAAGAGATGGATATCACTCCAGAAAGTTCGTTTACTAAAGATCTGGAAATGGACAGTATCGAGATTGTTTCTTTTTCAGAAAAAATCAAAGCACACTTTGGCGATCAAATTGATTTCACCGGTTGGTTGTCTTCTATGGATCTTGATCAACTGATCAATCTTGATCTTAATAGGATCATCAATTACATCTACGAATGCCAATAATTACTATTAATAATAAAAAAGTTCACATACAAGAACTAAATAAAGGTGCTAAAGATACCGTAGTATTGATCCACGGTATGTTTAGTAATCTTGCTATTTATTATTTTAATATTGCTCCCATTTTGGCGCAGCACTTTCATGTGGTCATGTATGATCTAAAAAGTCATGGTAAGAGTGAGCGTACATTAGAAGGATATGATTTAGAAAATATGTCGTCCGATTTAATCGCAATGATGGATTACCTCCAAATCAAAAAAGCACAACTTGTTGGCTATAGTTTTGGAGGACTTATTGCTCTCAAAACTGCTTTGATAACCCCTGAACGTTTAAGTCAATTGGTTATCATTGAAGCACCGGATCCGCAAGATGAAAAAGCGCGAAATATTATCGAAGATTATAGCAAGGAATTTCTCGAACATTACGTAGCTAATTTTACGGACACTACAAAAGTGAAAATGGGGAAAAGACAGATGGAAAAAAACCATCGATTATACGAGTTTTTATTTAACCAGACCACTATCAAAGCTGATATGGTTAAAGAAAAACATTTTCTACATCACATTCCTGTTTCCGAATTACACCCACCAACCCTGTTACTATATGGATCAGCCTCCAATTGCAAACCAACAGGAGAATGGTTACAATCTCAAATCGGTACAGCCGAGCTAAAACTCATTGATGGAGATCACAATATTCCCATTCAAGCTCCTATTGAGATAGCAGAAACTATTGTTCAATTTTTAACTAACCATTAATTACAAAACCATGGCTAAATTTGTATTTGTTGTTCCCCCGCTAACTGGTCACGTAAATCCAACATTGAGCATTGGTGCCGAACTCTTAAAAAGAGGACATCAAGTAGCGTGGATCAGTCTTGACCAAAACTTAAGCTCCAAACTTCCTGTAGGCGGGCAACTATTGCTTATTCAATACGATCAGACAGACGAAGAAAAAAGAGAAAGCGAACACTATCTAGATATCATCTCAAAAAAGGTTGTTTACGGCATTGATAGTATCAAGTTTTTATACGAAGAAGTGTTGATCCCTTTAAATAGACATTGTTATAAAGGAATCGTTAAGCTGTTAGAAGCCTATGAGCCAGATTTAGTAATCGGTGATCATCAATTATTTGCTGCGGCAATTGCGGCAAAAAAAGTTAATCGCCCTTATGCGACCTCCGTAACAGCCCCAGCAGCAATCAAAATTATCAGTGAGCTACCGAAAGTACATGAATGGGAAGTCAAGCAGATCATGGCTTTACAAGAAGAACTCGGTATCAAAGAAAACCGATCGTTAGATTGTTCAGATCTTCTTACTTTAGTCTTAACCTCTCAGTATTTCTTTGGAGAAATGGATCTCACCTCCAACTATCAATTTACAGGTCCGGTAGTAACAGAACGTCCTTTATCCTGTGCTTTCGATTGGGAGCAACTGAAAAGTAGTCCTCGGAAAAAAATTTTAGTCAGCATAGGCACAACATTCGACCATGAACATAAGAAAGCATTTTTTCAAAAGGTAATCGATGCCTTTCAGGACGAAGATCTAACGGTTGTAGTTGTTTCAGATTCCAATCTATTTGATACCTGGCCTGAAAATTTTATGGTCTATTCGCAAATCCCACAATTGGATTTGCTACCTCATTTAGATGCTGTCGTATGCCATGGTGGACACAACACCGTTTCAGAAGCTCTTTCACATGGTCTACCGCTCGTTGTTATTCCAATTGCATACGATCAATCCCATGTGGCAGGACGTGTCGTACGTACCGGTGCAGGTGAGCGTCTCAATTTTAACCGATTTAAAGCCAATCACCTAAGAAACGCTGTTGATACTATCTTAAATCAGCCACAATATCGTGAAGCCGCCCTCAAAGTTCGTCAATCTTTTATAGAGGCAGGCGGAACGAAGACAGCAGCAGATCTACTTGAACACGCCATAGCCCCTACGCAGCCCTCTATCGAATCTCCTGCTAAATTTCTCATTGTTATTCCTCCATTTTTTGGACATATCAGTCCGACATTAAGTTTGGGAGCTAGTTTACTTGCTCGTGGTCATGAAGTCAAATGGTTTGGCATTACACCACTGGCGGAGGAACATATTCCAACAGGAGGAACCTATATCTACCCCGAGAAGGATCTCATCCCCTTTCAACTTGAACTTCAACAGATATTAAAACGACAAGATGATGGCCCTTCTTGTTCTGGACCAGAAGTCATGAAATTAGCACTGGAAGAAACCTATGTTCCATTTGCTAAAATGATGATGCCAGGATTAGAAACACTACACAGTCACTGGCAGCCTGATGTAATCATCAATGATTGTATCACCTTTGGCGGAGCTCTATTCGCACACAAACATCGTATACCCTCTGTAACGACAACCCCAGTACCACCAGATGTGATGGGTGACACAGAGAAAAGTGCTCCTAAAATATTTGAATGGCAGCAAAACCTCATCAAAGAGCTACAAAAAGAGGTCGGTATTCTTGATGAGGGTATATTCATACATTCTCATCAATTAAACCTGGTGTTCACATCACAAGCATTTGCAGGTTTTAAAACCGTACCCTCACACATGAAATTTGTAGGTCCGGTCAAAGGCCGTCCCAATAATAGCCCTTTTGACTGGGAACGACTAGCAGCCAGCACAACGCCAAAAATTTTTGTGTCATTGGGTACTTTATTAGTTGATATCCGAAAAGCTTTTTTCGGTAAACTCATTGAAGCATTTGCGGACCAACCTGTTACTATTATTGCAGCAACACCACCCGAAATATTTGATAAATGGCCTACTAATTTTATCGTAAATAGTTTTGTCCCACAATCAACATTGATGCCTCATATGGATATGGTGATTTGCCACGGCGGTTTCAATACAGTGAACGACACCTTTACCAATGGTCTACCTATGTTGATTACACCAATCGCTTACGATCACTTTCATACAGCAAAGTTGATTGAACAAGCTGGCTGTGGAATCAGTATCCGATACAAACGACTTCGAATAGAAGCCCTGAGGGAGACCGTCTTCGAGCTCTTAGAAAATCCTAAATATAGAAATGCAGCCAAAGAAGTTCAGGCAGCTTTCCTAACAGCTGGCGGTAATGATCAGGCAGTTACATTATTGGAAGATTTTGTAAAACAAGAACGTTCAGTATTAGCTTCAATATAAAATATGAAAAGAAAATTGTTATTTGCAGAACGCATGCTATTGGGTGAAGGAAAAGAACCATTCCATGTCGTTATTCCTTTTCGCCTGCGCGGTGTATTTGAGGAAAAAGATATTCAATCTGCTTTAGACAGACTCCAGAAAAAACATCCTTGGTTACGAGCATACATCCATATTGATGAGAAGAATATTCCATGGTTTGAAGTCCCTAAACTAACGAATCCAATTCCAATTCGTATTGTGGACAAAAAAAGCGAAGACGACTGGCAACAGGAATCTATACAAGAATGGAATACACTCTTTGATTACAAAAACAAACCTTTGATCCGCTTTGTATGGATTAAAGGAAACGATAGCTCAGATATGCTACTTGTATTCCATCACTGCCTGTGTGATGGCGGTGCAGCGATGACTTTACTTTATGAATTTTTAAAAGTATTGGATAATCCAGTAGCAGATATAGGCATCGAAAATCCTATTTTAGGTATTCAAGACATTGTTCCTGCACCAATTTTAAAAAATAACAAACAAAGGTTTAAGGCAAAAATGATTGGTCGGCTAGCAACATTAACGATTAAATGTATTCCCGTCAGCAAAAAAACGATTGATCGACAAACGGACTATTTGATTCATTGGAAATTAGACCAAACCACAAGCCAACAGCTTATTTCCCATTGTAAGTCACTATCAATCACGGTCAATACTTTTTTAAGTGCTACCGTACTAGACACCTTTAAAAAAGTACGCGGAAACAAAGCCTTTAATAAAGTTTCTTGCCCAGTAGATATCAGGCGCTTAGCTCCCCAAGTAAAAGAAGATCATATTTTCGCCTTCGGCTTGATGATTGTCATCTCATCAAATCCCAAACTCAATTTCTTAGACAATTTACGTTTAATGCAGCGTTATGTAGATCACAAAACAGCCAAACTTAATCCCTATATCACCATGATGGTTATGGAATCTGCCCATAATGCGTTAAACAACTTTACAAAGCTTCTAAAACGAGGCAAGTCATCCAATGATTGTATGTTTTCCAACTTGGGACGTATTCAGATTCCACATCAATACCAATCCTTTACGTTGGAAACTATTTTCAGTCCATCAGTCATTGGACCACTAGGCAATACAACGACGATACTCACCTCCACTTATCAAGGTATTATGGACTTCTCGTTTATAGGAAGTGAAGGTTATTTGCCTTATCACGAGGCCATAGCCATTCGTGATGAAATAACTGATTCCATTAAACGCAAATTAAATTATCAAGCAGCCTCATGACCAAACGAAAACTCTTATTAGTAGAAAGAATCATGTATATTGATGCCACCACACCTTTAAACTGTGTGTTTACGGCAAAAATTAAAGGTGAAATTCGAAAAGAACACATCCAAATTGCTTTAGCAAAAATCCAAAATAAGCATCCGCTGCTTCGTTCAGAAATTGATTTACAGGATAAGCAACATCCTGCTTATGTCATCAAGGAAAATATGAAACCTATTCCGCTTCGCATCGTAGAACGTCAAACAGATACAGATTGGTTGGTGGAATCCGAACAGGAATGGTATTGGCACTTTAATGATGAAGGCTCCCCTTTGGCTCAATTGGTATGGATCAAAGGACAAGAGGTGTCTGAATTATTATGGGTATTGCCACATTGTATCTGTGATGGAACCAGTATTGAAACTTTGATGCGGGAATTACTTGCTTTAATAGATAATCCGACCCTTGATCTCGAACCTTATCAACTATTCCAATCAGTAAACAATTTCTTATCTCCACAGTTTGATATTCAAAAAAACACACGCAAAGCAAAGCTTTATTTACTTTTGGCCAAATTTTTCTTTTTGCTTCAACGAGAAAATAAAAAAAGAAATCTCGGAAAAAATTATGCCATTCATTGGAAATTAGATTCAACAAATTCAGCTGTTTTAAAACAGAAATGTAAAGACAGTGGTATTTCCATACATTCCATTCTTTGTACAGCGTTTATGCAAGCTTTTCAAGATGTACAAGGTAAATCAGCGAAAAAAAAAGTAATTAGTCCAATTAACATCCGTCATTTTATTCCTGAAATCAAAAAGGATCACATGTTTGCCTTTGCTCCAACAGTAGAACTATCATTAAAAAAGAAAACTCCTCAGATACTAGACCAAGCGAAACATATCAAAAAGGATCTTACTCAAAAAATAGAAAAGATGGACGCACGAGAACTGCTATGGATGGGTGAACAGATGCACTCTCTGGTCAATCGTATGATTTCACTGTTAAAATCAAGCCGAGGAGGGCACGATTTGACTCTTTCAAATATGGGTAGTCTTCAGATCCCGAATGATTACAAAAATTTTATTCTGGAAGATATCTTTAGCCCAACAGTAGCATTTCCTTGGTTAAATTCAAACACTTTAGTTACGACTACATATCGTAATCAAATGGACTTTACGTTGATGTCCAATCAAGATTTCTTACCTAAAGAAGAAGCCTTGAAAATTAAAGACAAGGCTATAGCATTACTGACTTTATCCTTATAAATTACTTATGATAACAACAGCTCAGTCAAAAAAAACATCCCTCAAACGCTTTCTAAGAAAGCGTGCAATTTATTATATCTTTCCCAACGTATTTTTCAATTTTATTATTGCTTATGCCAGTTTCCAAGAATTGGGGTATACTCATTTTTTTACTGGTCCCCAAAGCTTAGCACGTTTAACATTGCCAATGGCTATATTTTTGCCAGTAATCCTGACAATGGATATCATTAAGCGGGTTATTGTTGCCGCCGAACAAGAATTAATCGAAGTGGCAATAGATAATAACCTGAATAAAAACAGATTTATAGCAAAATTATGTGTGGCACACGGCATCATAACCGGTTTACTAGTACTATCTGTATTACTAATTGCACAGCAAAGCCTAACTGTTAACCATAAACTGGATCCTACCCTTATGGCTATTCTAGATGCTGTTCTTGCAGGTCTACTTTCGATATTGTTTACTTATCTTCCAATATATAGGCTAAAAAAACATTTGTACAAAACCTAGAGTATTCCTGAAGATGGTGTAATTCCTCAAAAGGAAAAAAATAAGCAAGAATATTTGCTGGATATATGTCTTAGTGTACAAGACAATTTAAATCAATTCTCTATTATTTTGAGATAGAATACAAGTAAAAAACAAGGCAACCTAAGCAATTACACAAATAGTTCTTGTAATAGTTGCGTAAGAATAATAATTAATTCTATGTCTATTTTGCTGATATAGTGTTTAATTTCATTGTTATCTAACCAGTCTTCAACAAATGCTACTGCCAGCGATGAAATTAATATTACAGGCATAAACTAGAGATGACTATCGCATTTCATCTTACATAGAAACTCTCTTTCGTTTAGAACGGTATATTAAAATATAAAATAATTAGGTCTTTTTATGTTTTACCATTTTCCTGAGTGCACCTATAGGGTCTCTTTTTTGATAGGTTTGGGAAGGTCTATAATCATAGGACATAAAATATAGGTTCAGGATGTGACTGCTTTATATTAAATAGCAAAATTTTCAGATTCAACAATCCCTCTTATAATTTGGGTTATTTCTCCATCTTCTACTTGTAAATATTGTTGATTCTCTTCAACCATGATCTTACCTCTTTTACCCAACTTTCCAGAATGCCCTAAACTTCCTGGATTACCAGGCCTTCCTTCTGATCCCTCTTTTCCTGCACTTCCGCCACCGGCAGGGTTAAAAATAAGATCTCCGTTTCCTCCCTTTCCACGTTTACCGCCCTGTCCGCCAATTCCACCAATTCCACCAATTCCGCCGACTCCTCCGTTGCCAGGAGAGCCTCCCAAATTATTGATAACGTAAAGAGTTGGTGCTATTTCTTTACGAAGTGAATAAATTTTAACAAAGCCACCATCACCGCCATCACCGCCATCGCCTCCTTCACCACCGTCACCACCGTCACCACCGCTCCCGCCATTTCCTCCATCTCCACCGGATTTAGGTCCTTTTCCGCAAGCAGTATTTTTTTTCCCGCCATTTCCTCCTTTTCCTCCATCACCACCTTTTTGTCCAAGCCCACCGGTTTGACCAATTCCCCCGTTACCTCCATTCCCGCCTATTGCATTAATGTATATTTCAGCATCCTGATGGAAAGATTTACATACAAAAATAACTGAGCCAGCTGGTAATCCATTATCGCCTTTATAACCAATGTTTCCCTTCAAACCCTTTTGTCCACTTGAACCAAGACCTCCATCATCTCCGCTTTCTGCACTTTTGAAACCAAATGTACCACATGAAGCATCACGACCAGAACTACCATTCTTCCCATTACTTGCTGGTGTATTATAGTTTTGCGCTTCGTTTAAATAAACTTGGGCATCAATGCCTCTACTGCCTTTATTATTTTCGATAGATAATACGCCAGCACCGTAGTTTGCAAATATATTTAAGTCAGATTCTGAATAAATTTTAACATCTTTATTTGAAATGATAGAATCGCAATTGATTACAATTGCAAACATACTTCCTTTGGGATTTATAAATTTAATATTGTTTTTAATGATAAGTACTTTAACTCTTAATGTAGTAATAGTTCTGGTTTCCTCACCATTTTCACCTAATATTAAAAGGTCTGTATCATATTTTTTTCCCAAAATAGATGCTATTAAATCATCTTTTGCAGTTTGTGCATGCACAGCAGAAAACAACATAACTAAAACAATTATTATTAAATTTCTCATTTTTCACGGTTAATTTAGAAGTTGAAACTAATTATTATCAAAAAATATTGGCTAAAACATACTACAAGAATAAGAAAAATAAAAAAACGAAACAACAAGTACAAATACCTGTTTTTAAACACATTACATCAATATAAATGATGCAAAATGATGGACTATTTACGCAACCTATCTAGTTTAGGTATGACTATGAATTTTCTAAATTTTATAAGCTTACCTATAGGTACGCCTAATTTAGGGCGTTTATACGTTAAGTTTGATCCATCTGAAAGAAAGATTCTGGATCATACTATCTTAAAAAATAATACAAAAAAATGATTATTTTAAGTTTTGTGGCAGAATCGTGACACAGACTATTAAAAAATCAACATTCCAGTAAAATCAAGACCTACCTAGTTTAGGTTCGAATAATTATATACCTCACAAAATAATCCAAAGTATGAAATACATCATTTTTATACTTAAAAAAACAAAACAAAAAACCCAGCCTCAGTTTAAATCGTTCTGAAGCTGGGTATTTTAATTCTCAAATCTATTGTACCCCGCCTCCTAAGGCACGGTATAAATTTATTGCTGCATCTAATTTTTCTAATTTTATTGCAACAACATCTAAGTCATTTTGCAAGGCACTATTTTGTGCAGTAATTACATCTAGGTAATTTGCCATACCGCTTTTGTACAAAAGCGATGCATCTGAAGTTGCTTTCTCTAAAGACTCTCCTTTTTGAGTAGCAAGCTTCATACGTTCCTCAGCATATTTTACTTTAGACATTGCATCTGAAACTTCACCAACGGCAGTAATAAAAGACTGTTTAAAATTAACAACTGCTTTCTCCTGTTCGATAACTGCAATTTCGTAAGCCGTTTTTAAAGCCTTTTGTCTAAAAATAGGCTGCGTTAAATTAGCCATAACTGTTTTAGTAACTGAACCTGGGAAATTAAACCATTTATCAAATTCAAATGAATTTATCCCAATTGACGGACTCAAACTCAAACTTGGATACATGGTTACTTTGGCAAGTCCAGTTTTTGCATTGGCAGACATTACAGCATATTCACTAGCTTTTACATCTGGTCTTCGGCTTAATAGCGATGCTGGAATTGTTGAAGGGATTACAACACTAAATTCTGCTGCTTGAAGGCTTTCCGCACGTGTTACACTATTTGGATATTCACCACATAAAATTTGTATTGCATTTTCCTGAACTGCTATATTTCCTTTTGCTAAAGGCACTAATAACTCAGCAGTTTTTTTCTGTGCTTCAGTTTGATTTAATGCTAAAGAACTTATTGCTCCAGAATTATACTGTAATCGCATCATAACCAATGTATTTTCGCTTAACTCAATGTTTTTCTGTGCAATTTTAAACTGTTCATCTAAAGCTAAAAGATTATAATACCCTTGTGCCACTTGAACAATAATTCTTGTTTTTAAAGCCGAAAGATTTTCTTTTTGAGCAAAATAACCCGCTTTTGCATCTCGCTTTTGCATAGCAGCCTTTCCCCAGATATCAATCTCCCAAGCTAATTTAAGATTCGCACTATAATCATCCATATAATCTTTACTGGTAAATTGCGAACTTAATGAACCATTTAATGAGTTTTTAGATTGATACGAACGGTTTGCACCTGCATCAAAATCTAATGTTGGCAATAAAGTTAATTTTGCCTGCTTGTAAGTAAGATCAAGCTGCTCCATAGTCTTCATAGCGATAAGCACCTCGTTATTTTTAACGAGGGCTTTTTCAATCAAATTAACCAATAAAGGATCTTTATAATAACTTTTCCAAGGCAGGAGTGTTGTATCTCCCGTTGCGACCATTTCTTCACGGAATTTTTCTGGTGCATTCAATTCTTCGCGAGAATATTTTTTCCCAACTACACAGGAAGCAAGCAAAACACTTACACACGCAGAAATTCCTATCTTATATATTGTTTTCATTATTCTTGTTTTATAGTTTGCATTACATTCTTTTTACTAGATACTTTTTCTTGTAAATATTGAAATAGTATAAAAAGTAATGGAATTACAAAAACTCCTAATATAACACCGCTAAGCATTCCCATCGCTGCACTGACACTTATCGATTTATTTCCTACCGCTGTTCCGCCAGAAGCAAACATTAGAGGTAACATACCTGCAATAAAAGCTAGAGAAGTCATGATAATTGGTCTTAATCTGGACTTAGCTCCTTCAATAGCCGCTTCAACAATAGACAAACCTGCCAATCGTCTTTGAAGTGCAAACTCCACAATAAGAATTGCATTTTTTGCCAAAAGTCCGACCAACATAATCAAACCAACCTGTACATAAATATTATTGTCTAATCCTACAGCTTTGATGCCTAGAAAAGCTCCTAAAATACCTGTTGGAATAGAAAGCAAAACAGCAAGAGGCAATAAGTAACTTTCATATTGAGCAGCAAGCAAGAAGAAAACAAACAGAAGACATAAACCAAAAATTGCAATAGTCTGGCTTCCTCCCATTTTTTCTTCCAAACTTAATCCTGTCCATTCGTAACTATAATCAGAAGGAAGCTGATCCAATACAGTTTCCAGATTACCCATAATCTCTCCATTACTAAATCCTGGTAAAGCAACTGCGGTAATATTAACTGAATTATATAAATTATATCTGTCTACCGTTTCTGGTCCATACACTTTTTGCAGTTTCACAAGTGATTTTGCAGGAACCATTTCCATTTTGGCATTACGAACAAATATTTCGTTGAAAGCATCTTCGTCTGTTCTAAAAATACCGTCAGCTTTTACATTCACTCTATAAAATTTACCAAATCTTGTAAAATCTGAAGACTGATCTCCAGCAAAATAAATCTGGATATTGTTTAAAAGATCACGCATATCAATTCCCATCTGGCTGGCTTTTTCCTCATCCACCTCTAATTCTAGTTGCGGATAATCGGCTCTAAAAGTAGTATACGCATATTGTACACCCGGCTGTTTCATAATCTGCCCAATTACTTTATCAGTCATAGCCTTTAGAACAGCTGGATTACGTGCCATTCTATCCTGCAGCACAATTTCTGCTCCACTAGTTACACCAAAACCTTCTACTGGTGGCATTCTTAAAACCATAACTGACCCTTCTTTAATCTTTGATAATCTAGCAGAAATGTCATTCATTATGCTTTCAATATCCTTAATATCCCCTCTTTCCTTTACCGGTTTTAGTTTTACAAACCCTAAACCATATGCAGGACTGGAACTGTTACTTAAAATATTAAATCCTGTAATACTGGTATTAACATCAATTCCTTCTACCGTAGAAAGCTCTTTTTCTATTTTTTTAACTACTTCTGTAGTACGATCTAATGCTGTACCCGGAGGCATAGACAAACTGTAAACAATAAAACCATCATCTTCCAAAGGCACAAAACTTTTTGGGGTTGACATCATCAGCATAATTGCAATAGCAGTTATACCAACAACTAATCCTGCAGAAAGCCATTTTCTATTGATAAGAAAACGAACTGATTTAATATATTTACCCGTTATATTATTAAACCCTCTATTAAATCCAACAAAAAAGCGCTCCTTAAATCCTGTTTTATGATGCCCCTCTTCTCCACTGTGACTGTTCTTTAACAATAATGCACACAAGGCTGGAGTAAGCGTAAGTGCATTTACAGCCGATATAATAATAGCAATTGCTAATGT encodes:
- a CDS encoding efflux RND transporter permease subunit, translating into MLKKIIDRPVLATVISIVLVILGIIGLTRLSVTRFPDISPPTVMVSGSYPGGNSETIIRSVVTPLEEQINGVENMQYIKSTASNDGSFSISVIFKQGVDPDQAAVNVQNRVQQATPKLPQEVIRMGLTTSKQQNSMIVIFNIYTEDNEKYDELFLQNYANINLVPQIKRVPGVGQVQIFGAKDYSMRVWLDPRKMANAGLVPSDVTLAIANQSLESAPGKLGEESHAALEYVIRYKGKKNKPEQYENIIVKNNGTSLLRLKDVARVEFGSISYNGDNKSNGKNAVTMAILQTSGSNANEIEIGVNSEIERLSKSFPPGIKSVNVMSTKERLDEATGQVKSTLIEAFILVFIVVFIFLQDIRSTIIPAIAVPVAIIGTFFFLLVLGFTINILTLFALVLAIGIVVDDAIVVVEAVHSKMEEDGDLTAKEATHSAMSEITGAVISITLVMSAVFIPIGFMTGSSGIFYKQFAYTLAIAIIISAVNALTLTPALCALLLKNSHSGEEGHHKTGFKERFFVGFNRGFNNITGKYIKSVRFLINRKWLSAGLVVGITAIAIMLMMSTPKSFVPLEDDGFIVYSLSMPPGTALDRTTEVVKKIEKELSTVEGIDVNTSITGFNILSNSSSPAYGLGFVKLKPVKERGDIKDIESIMNDISARLSKIKEGSVMVLRMPPVEGFGVTSGAEIVLQDRMARNPAVLKAMTDKVIGQIMKQPGVQYAYTTFRADYPQLELEVDEEKASQMGIDMRDLLNNIQIYFAGDQSSDFTRFGKFYRVNVKADGIFRTDEDAFNEIFVRNAKMEMVPAKSLVKLQKVYGPETVDRYNLYNSVNITAVALPGFSNGEIMGNLETVLDQLPSDYSYEWTGLSLEEKMGGSQTIAIFGLCLLFVFFLLAAQYESYLLPLAVLLSIPTGILGAFLGIKAVGLDNNIYVQVGLIMLVGLLAKNAILIVEFALQRRLAGLSIVEAAIEGAKSRLRPIIMTSLAFIAGMLPLMFASGGTAVGNKSISVSAAMGMLSGVILGVFVIPLLFILFQYLQEKVSSKKNVMQTIKQE